A window of Panthera tigris isolate Pti1 chromosome A3, P.tigris_Pti1_mat1.1, whole genome shotgun sequence genomic DNA:
CTTTAGAGCGAAAATCAGCCTTAGCACCCACTTTTTAAGGTTGTTTATAAACTCCTCCGGATTGAAATTCTGGGGGTGTCTCTCCTGCCTCGATTTGAGGAGCGAGCACTAGAGACAGTGGACTTCCCTAGCTGTGACACCAAGAACCACCCTTTCTTCTGACAGATTCTTTTCGCTTTCAACCTCTACCTGTAGCTTCTCAACCTATAAACATCCTCATCTTTACAAACTCTCCCCTCAACCTTAATAATTTCATTTGATGGAGAACCTCTGGTGTTCTAAGTACTTCACACATTACTCTAAttcaatcttcacaacaaccctgtttAACAAATACTAACTccattttatgggtgaggaaaccgaggcttcCTTGGACAGGTTAGCATATATAGTTGACTGGGCATCGCATACAAGTGGCAGCGGCAGAGTTCATATCCGGGTCTTGCTCCAGCACCCCACTGACCACTGTACCAGAAAGTTTCTCCTTAACTTTCACAGATTTCAAGAGTAGGCTTTCACTTCCCATACTTTCCTAAAACCATCTTAATCTGACACGTGTACACATCTATTAAAACTGGATTTGCTCAACTAGCCAGTGACCCAATTACCAAATCCAATGGGGGATTTTTCAACTATCAAACTTGACCTCCACTTGCCATTGCTGTATTGATTACTCCACTACCTCATTCTTGAATCCCTCTCCTCCCAGGACTATCAGGATCTGACCACTCTCCGCATCTGCTGTGATTTATCGTCTATAAAGGTGATTAAATAAATCGGTACCTGCCCACACCAGGTTGTTGTGGAGACTAATCTGAGCAAAATGTTCAGAACCATGTCTAGCATAATGCATTCAGTAAATACAGACTATCATTATCATTGCCTTTGGGACAAAAGCAAAATTCACAATCCAGCTTCATCTCCTTTCCCTCATTAAAACGTCACGCTCAGATACATACTTGGAAATCCCAAATATGCCATCTTCACGCTGTCTCCCCTTAtgctatttattcctttttgacaACTTGACAAACCTCAAGAGTCAACTCCTCCTGGAAGTCCTCCTTAGCCTAATCCCTTATACCCCAAAGCATCATGTGCCTATCTTCACTGGAGAATTCATTCTGACAAATAGTTGCTCCCCTAATTTTTAAACATGTCCCAAACACAGGTTTTTGTCTGAATTCTGAGTCTTCTGAACACAGGAGGGATTAAAATACTTGAATATATATGGTTGACCAGTTTCCCTGCCTATTAAATAAAACCAGAGGATGGACTAGCACAGTGCTTTTCCAATAATAATGTGCATGCAAAACGTTTGGGGATCTTCTGAAAATATTCAGATTCTGAGGCAGGGCCTAAGATTCTATAGGTGAGTTTTTGTGAGAGACTAGTagactccatctctcaaaatactGAgattctatggggcgcctgggtggctcagttagttaagcgtctgatctcaatcttgcagttcatgggctcgcgccccacattgggctctctgctgccagtgcagagcctgcttgggatcccgtctccctccttccccgcccctcccccactcacgcacgcgctcgcacacacacatactctctctctcgaaaataaacaggcactctctctcaaaaataaacattaccaaaaatacTGGGATTCTAAATTCAAcagagccttaaaaaaaagaaaaaaaactaaaagcaagggggggtgggggtgggggtggtggtggtggtggtggggggggacaaCCAGGCAtcaagtttgaaatcaagaactgAAATTATAAGGCCAAAAGGCTAATAACCAGAGTTTTCACAAATGTTAAGAGATTAAATCAAGTCTATCACTGTTCCtcatttcactttcttattttGGCTGAGCCTGTAAAACTGGCTCAGCAGACTAGGGACTGGTACTCTAGAGACTAAAGGAATATGATGAAAGGTACAGAGAAGTCTAGAAACCCATACAAGGtgtgaaatagaaaagaacatcTAGATGAGAAAATAGTTTTGCATatctcaaaaatagaaacagcATAGGTCAATGACTTCCAGGACTTCACCAGTAAGACAGATTAAGTATGtaggataaacaaaatgtcctCTTAAGAAAACATAGTCTTGTACAGTATCACtgagaaaattttaagatttattttcaagttatcaTAACAGCAGTTTTAAAAGGGAGGATGCATTTGAGAATTCAAGAATACACTAAGTAGAGGTCAACAGTGCCTGTTAGGCATCAgatctttaataaaaattttgtaaaatacgTCCTGAAGTATGGATCACTTTTATTAACTGCAGTAGTGATTTATGTTAGAATTATCTGagagcatggggcgcctgggtggctcagttggttgggcgtccaacttcggctcaggtcatgatctcacggtttatgagttagagccccacatcaggctctatgcggacagctcagagcctggagcctgcttccggttctttGTCTCCCcattctgtgcccctcccctgttcatgctcggtctctatCGTTCAatcatgaataaatgttcaaaaaaaaaattatctgagagCAAACATGTTACAGATAGTACTAGGGTAAGAATTATCAATTACCATAATCCTGCGATACTAAAAGAGGCAATATGGTTAAGATTTGAACATAGGACTAAAGCGTTCAAAAATAGTCCTGAGTTCCATAAGATTGTTGTAGGAAGTGGAATGGAGATTTGCATCCAGCTCAGTACGTGCCAAACATGACCCACTAAATTATATAAAACTGCTCACttcaatttcatataaaaacaaaatgccaatTTTGTGACTTTTGTGAATATTAGAACATAAAAATCAGTATGATATACCAAAGTACCCCTAAATAGTGTCCCCTTCCAACCTGTTAACCTAGGTAAACTTCAAAATGTAGGGATTGGAAAAACTGTTGGAACTGCGAAAGATTAACTTTGACCAACTCCCTCATTTTAGAGTCATAACTGGTTTAAGAGCGTAGTAACATCAACTGAACACCTACTGCAAACGCCAAGAactatgctaagtactttacCTTCGTTATTGTAAAAGTCAAGTTAAAAACCAGTTGGCTCAACTATACCCATTTTGCAGGCAAAataactgaggcttagaaaacaCTGACCTCTTCAAGTTTTACACACAGCAGTGATATGAACACTGTTGAGATAaaactccaaagcccatgtttaATACACTGGAGACTACTGTGACTCAACACCCAGGCATGTTAATCTTTGCCCCAAATACTTTGCTGTCCTTCCTTTTCACTTAATTATTACATGTAATGAAGGTCTTTCTATTTAATTGATTGCCTGCCTAGCATGTAATAATGTAACACCCTGTTAGGATTATCAATGCCTGTAACTTCGCTCTAAAACCTACTTAGTTCCCTTTTCCTTCACTAACCAtccacttttctattttctggtagAATAAAGGTATTGAAATAGTCCAAGATGGGCAATAGCCTGCCAAATGAATTAACCCCCTGGGAAGATAAACCTTGTGGCTACAATAATCAGATAACAATTATACTTAATGTTTTAAGCTTGGCTCTGGTTTACTATGGAATTTTGCATTAAGTATTTAAAAggtaactaaaacaaacaaacaaaccctgataACCACTTTTTGAGCTTAAGATCATAAAGCAATGGTTTAGAAGCAAGCAAAAACTAAAACCAGAAGTGCCAATCCCCTCCTAAAGATAACTTTTTTGTAAAACATGTTGCAGATAGGCAGGACAACCCAAAGTTCTCTTTTgccttatgaagaagaaaaagcactatgaataaaacattagcaaatagaAGTAAAAGCATAATGACACCCTCCCcttcttttggattgttttttgttaacaaatattttaaaaagtcattgcaTGAATGAAGTTAATACGGACAAGTGGATATGCCAAAGTTGAAGAGTAAGGAAACACTAAACACCTACATTATGCCAGTTCCCATGTTATGTACACttacaaaaagttttttaatctttcacttAAACCTTTTGAAGGAAGTATCataatttcaaaactaaacaCAATCTAGAgagtaaaaacaagcaaataaaaacatctaaattATACTAAGTAAAAACCACCCCACTTGATTCTCAAAATTGACCTCAAGTTAATTAAATGACTCAGATTCAGAGCAACAGTTgggtaaattgtaatttttttattggaaaacaaatatacaaCTTGGAATGGATTTGAGGCAAATTGTGCCATAAGCAGATTTTCTTTAAGTGgctaaacaaagtttaaaaagcaagttaacaataaaagaaaatgtttctggtACAGGACCAGCAGTACAAAAAAATAGTGTACGAGTACCTGGATAATACACCCGTTTTGCAATAGTGCAACTTTTAAGTACATATTGTTGACTGTCCATAGTCCACGCAGAGTTACAACTCCACACTTCAACAACAACATGCTGACAATTCCTAaagaaaactacttaaaaaaaaggcataacCCAGATGTTCCCTCGTTTGACCAACTCCATCTAAGTTTAGATGTGCAGAAGGGCTTAGATATATCCAGAGTAAGCCACATGCAACATGttacttgttcatttttctaaaataaggtTTCAGGACAATGACAGTAAGATAAGGGAAGAAAACATGGAGGAATAAGTCCTAATTACtatacatgcatattttttgACAGCAGGGGGAAACCTTTTACAGATAAGTTACaaacaaagaaaaggcaaataaacaaTTTTGTACAAGAAATTTAACACATTCTGTACAATGTCTTCACTTTGCTGTCATCATTTGTACAAACTCTGAAAAAGAAGAAGCACACAAAAAGTGTCAATGGCAAAAGACTGACAAAACCAATCATATTACTCAATATCTGAGCAGTCtccatttcccctttctttcctcaaaaatACTGTATGGTACAGAGGAAAGCTAGTTTACTTAGACTGTCAAGGCTGGAACTCCATAAACTAAAATTACTAAGGATCATTAACCAATAAACCAAATTAATGCTTTTAATAAGCTATTGTAAATAGAAGCATTCTTGCTCTTAAGTTTGGTAATAACATGGTAATTTTGAATGGAAGCATAAGTAAACAGTTTTAGACTAAAGCGaattagaggaaaaataaatccaatgAAGGAAAGTCaccttaatttcattttgaggatcctgaaataattttaaagattttcaaaCTGTTCTACAATCATTATACAAAGATCAATTCAGCAGTCTGCAgtacagtgcttctcaaacttagaTACTAGGTATATGGATAGGACCAATAgtaaactgttctaaaaaagtTCTCAGGTGATGATTTTTGCCTAATCTATAGAAAACACTCTGAAAAGCTAAaggtttataaatataaaaacccaTTTTATCATCTTTATGAGGGGGGAGGTCCCTAATTTTGACCTATCAGATACCTAACAAACACCTATAACTTAAAATCAAAGTGCAGAAGGAGGTAGTGAAAGACTTACCTTCATAGTTTACTTGACCATCACCATCAATATCTGCTTCCCTGATCATTTCATCAACCTCCTCATCTGTTAACTTCTCTCCCAGGTTTGTCATCACATGGCGAAGCTCTGCTGCACTAATATAGCCATTGCCATCCTAGAAAAAATTTAGTATAATAAGTAAAATTACAGACTCATAGGGAAAAAATACACTTTAGAAATACATACCAACTAAAAACAATCTGTAGTTGAACTATAAATTAAAGGTCACGGAGGACAAAGCAGGATAGCCTACACTGAAATCACCATTTCTTAGTTCCAAAGTCAAGTGATGCCTTCTTGCCAAGAGTCATACTCAAAATTTAACAAATCCAATCCCTGAATACCTACCTTATCAAACACACGGAATGCTTCTCTAATTTCTTCTTCACTGTctgtatctttcatttttcttgccaTCATTGTCAGAAATTCCGGGAAGTCAATTGTGCCATTTCCTGAAATGGTTTGTTTAGTTGAAATATTACAACAGGATTTAAATAACCCTCTTtgactccccctccccaaataaacccccaattaaaaaaatttaccatCAGCATCTACTTCATTAATCATGTCCTGTAACTCTGCTTCTGTGGGATTCTGCCCAAGAGATCTCATTACAGTTCCCAATTCCTTTGTTGTTATAGTTCCATCACCATCCTTGTCAAATAGTGAAAAAGCTTCTTTGAATTCTGTTTTAAAGAGAGACCAATCCAAATGTACaaattaacaacaataaaaagtaaactcCTAAAtgaaatcaattaatcaattcTTAAAAGCAAAGATATATATGGAGGTAGCACCTGAAATCAGCTTTTGATTCCTAAAGAATTAGGTGCAAAGACCTTGTGATATTTCAAACATCTTTAGCTAATCATACCAATATGTTGTTCATATTGACATATCAGCAATTTTTTTCACCTAAAATCTTACAGAGAGAGCTCCAATATCAAGAACAGATAAGAGTCAAAATTATTCTGGATTGAAAGAATCAAAGCTTCTCTATTTTCTACTGAAGctccaaatagaaaaataagactaTGGTAGCAGCATGTGTTTCCATAGAGCAACTATATGCATTCTGTCTGAAGTAatcctcaaaagttaaaattaagcCTATTTAAGAACCTActaatttaagaacaaaaaaaactttaaacttcAGAACAATATGCAATAGGCTAGTTTCCTTTTCTGAGATCTAAGGAACTATCACCAAATAATCTATAATGATACTAACAATAGGATGATCAAGATATGAATGGTTAGTTTTAGCGAAGTATTGTATTACTAAGAACAAAGATAATTTAGACctttatttagaatataaaatcccaagggtgcctggttggctcagtcaattagattgtctcacgggttcatgagttcgggcccatcaggctgtctgctatcagggcagagcctgcttcggaaaactgtctccctctctctcaaaaataaacattaaaaaaaaaaaaaattatatatgtatatataatatccCAAACTTTTAATATAGtgaaatatattattatcttAGATCTTTAAGATGTCTTGTGAAATTATGTTCCTTTTAACTCACCACTGCATTACATAGAAAGCTGTTGGAACAGCAGTCCAGAATTCCTGgcttcatcatttattttataaactaaagcagaaattaaatttGGTAATGCAAGATCATATAAATGAGCTAGTAACAAAACCAGTATTTTCTGAtagggtgctttttaaaaaggtatcatACCCCATCAGCATGCAAATCCAAAAGCAGTTCCAAATTTCACAGCACTAAGTTCCCTCAAAATATCTATCCATTTGAAAATGTGTACCTGACATGTTTTAAGAAATAGTGTGCTTCCCTCTTATATAATCCCATGTCCTACTCCTCCCAGTTTCAATCCATCATAATCTCTTCACTAGTCTCAACTACTCTTCCACTGATATCACCATTAACATGTATCATGTGTCTTAAGTTTAAAACTAAATTCAAACCCTGTATTTTCTCTTAGGTGCCTGCCCTTATCTTCCCCCAATCTTGGGAAGCACCATCACTCACATTTCTTCTACGAATCCACTATTACAATTACTTCCAGCTCCACTCATCAGTTGAAAATGCCAAGTCTACCAATAACGATCTAGTTGCTCAATTGAACAATTGTGCTTAAGTATGTGAGGTCATATAGCATAGAAACTAAAAAGCAGACTTTGGAACTCAACCACTTGGGTTAAATAATAtcagctctgctacttactagtaatgtaaccttaggcaagttaAGTTACTacctcagcttcctcctttttGTTAAACAGGAATAAGTGAACCTACTTACtaagtttataaatttaattgATAAACATAAAGCACTCAGAGCTATGTCTGACAAGTGTCAAGAAAAAGATGATCTCATTTTCCTGCAGCAtccaaaacactgaaaaaattctAAACTTCTCTTGGCTTTCACAACAGTACTTCAGTTTACTTCCTACCTTACACTGTCAAAGGCTCTTTCTCCCATTTATCTCTCTCACATGTAGATATGACCAATCTTCTtatcccttttcttctctctggccaTTTCATTGATGCCCACTTATAATGAAGACTTCTTTAGCCTACTGGTCTCTCTCCTTAACATAATACAGTAGTTCCCCCACCCACAGTTTCACTGTTGTTTCAGTTACCAACACCAACTGCAGTCCAAAAGCAGGTGATCTTTTTGGCATACTGTCAAAGTCAATAGCAGCCTAACAcactacatcacaatgcctaccTCATTCACTACACTTCATATCATCACACAAGAATTTTATTATCTTACATCATCATAAGAAGGGTGAATACGCTATATGAGAGACCACACTCATGTTAACTTATATTAcagcatattattattattgttactgttgttCATCTTTTATTgcacctaatttataaattaaactgtaTCATAGGTATGTGTGCATAGGAAAAACTAGAGTTTGGTACTGTcagtggtttcaggcatccactggggtctTAGAATGTATCCCTCCCCACCCTATAGTAAGTACCTTTATTTTGGACTTCCTAAAAGACATCGCCCCTGGCTGACCCCAAGTAAGACTtacaaaaaagaattctatattcCCCAGCAACCCTAGGAATGCaaacagaagacatttttaaCTCTTTCCCTCTGAACACTGCTTCATTCCTTTTACATCTCTACAAGACATTATCTTGTTTCATGGCCCTGTCATCTTTTGCTTAGACCATTACAACAGCCTTCTAACTggattctttatttaaaattacccacagaggcacctgggtggctcagtgggttaagcatcaaacttgggctcaggtcgtggtctcacagatCAGGAGTTCTAGCCCCcccattaggctctgcgctgacagctcagagcctggagcctgcttcagattatgtgtctccctctctctatgcccctcccccgcttgtgttcactctctctctctcaaaaataaatactaaaaaaaaaaaaataaaataaaataaaactacccacACAACTATCTGGTGCTATTACTACTTTTTTAGATTACCACATTACCTTCTTCTGCTTAAAATCTCTTAACTGTTTAGCTTTAGACCAAGTTATCACTGACTAGTTGCGTAATTTACTACATTCAGTAACAAGACAATTCCATTCCATTTAATATTGTTTGTTTTCAGACAAACTCCCCTTGTTTCAGAAGCTTAGTGGCAAAGAattgatttttacaaaattagCATATAATAGATTAACTAGATTGACTCAATGacaaaaacagatcaataaaTCCCACAAGTAGTAGAATTTGAAGACATTTCCATTTTACTCAGGTTGTCCCCCAGCCCCAAGCAGGACATAGAAATACTGACTAGAAATGCATAAACTACTAGGGTTTGAACACATGGCATCTATCATCTAATAACTTAAGTCAcaagaaaattatctttatgtATAGATGTACACCATTCTAAACAGAAATTCCCATGAATGACTTAAATCAAATGCCTGTTTACCAACTTCCTAGTACTTAGAAAATTCTGAACTTAATAATCTCACAAAGGGCATGTATCAGACTTTTGTTGGCACTACGTAAactaagattattatttttatcaagtaAGTTTTACCCCTACACtggaacttcaaaaaagaaaaatttttgttaGGTTTTTCTTATTAGTCCCCTAAATGTCAAACACCAACAACTGACATCACGGCAGGGTCATCAACAAAATTAACTTGTTAGTAAGGTCACACTGGACTCTTCTGGATTGCCTTTTAAGACTAGGTAATGTGAACAATTCCAGTAACTTCACCTAAACAGACatgctttttctacattatttGCTGTTAGAATTTCTAAACAAATCTGAAGTAGTAATGGTTATCATATGGAGACAAAAATAGCTTAAAAAGTACCTTAGTATAttcaatgttaatttatttattaagcttaacatttcattttttgataaGGACTCTAAAATGTTACTAGCTCCCAGTGATTACAATTTATcaggataaagaaaataatttgcctCCACCTCAAAGGTGGACATTAAAACAATCAAATTAGGAGGAAGGGATTTTCGAAGGAAGCAGAATAACTCTTAGGATACAGTAGATGGTGTTCTGGAACATGTTTAAAGTGTATCCATTCTTCAGTCCTTACTATGTGGGAGGCACAGGGGATACAAGAGGCAACAAAAAGGTCCCTGATCTCACAGGGTTTTATTTTAGTAGAATAAAAGCATTGGCTTCTCTAAAGGTTCACTAAACCTGGGGTCCAAGGAATGGTTTTAAAAGCctaggaaggggcacctgggtggctgagctggttaagcgcctgactcttgatttcagctcaggtcatgatctcgtggtttatgagttcgagccccacatcgggctctgtgctgtcatgatagtgtggagcctgactgggattctctccctctctccctgcccatcccctgcttgttttctctctctctcaaaataaacaaacagaaaaataaaaataaataaaagcctagGAAAATGCAGGGTAGGAAcagaatctaaaatataaaatagattttctcccatccccactggaaatttaattttatcatgaaagtCAATGAAAAGACCACATTTATCCTAAAGTGATTGCTCCAGTGAACTGCTAGAATTCTTTATGAAAATGCTATCAGTCTTTGAAGACTGATCCTCATCTATTTAATAGAAAcaaagtattttgttttgataattagTTGTATGTGTGGTTGGGAGGGCAATAATGAGCACCAGGTATGTGACAGATACCTCAAATGATACATTTGAAAGTGAACATGCTGTGTTATATACAGCAGGAATAACTATCTGACTAGGAATACCAAGAAATGAAAGGCAGACAGGGAGGTAAATGTATTAGAGAAGAATTTAAGACCGGAAATATTAATTAGCCCTTCAGATCTAAAGgagacattattaaaaacaacaacactacTTTAGAGTAATTTACATTTCACAGACACATTTAAGAtaatataaatgaacaaagaaactaTTTCCAAAGCTCTGCTTGACTGCTTCAGCACTCAGTACATGCAATTTATCAATCCCAGAAAGCAATTCTCAGATTTAAGTCAAATTCAcacaataagtaaaaataaaacttacttatATATTTGGTCCTTAATGCTAAGGAGCTTTCTACTCTACACAGTCCTATGAAATAGTATTTGTGATGAATGTTTGAGGAGACTAGTGATTTCTGGGTCCTCCAAATTTGTGTTTACATTGGTGGGGGCTTACTTTAAATGGGATATATAGTGGAGTTCCAACTGGGCTTCTCAGTTTTctctagcattaaaaaaaaaaaaaaaaatgctttagcGATTTGGAACACTTCAAACTTCTTGCCTACCAGGAAAACTGGTAGTTAAAACTGCTTGATACTTGTGTTAATAAAAGTCTGAAGAAAGTAAAGagtttgaaaagcattttaacactacaatgaattaaaaaaaaaaatcttttgctaGTTTCTCCAACATTTTGATGTTAACCAGCCATCACAAAGTGttagaataaaatcaaaagtacCAATATTTAATGTTATCACATAAAGACAACATGACAAGTTTCACGTAACAATTTCACTTATTGCCATAGCAAGATTTAAAAGCTCATTTCAATAGCTGTTACTGTTCTTTAAGACAAAATTCAACTTATTACACATTTGTAAAACAGAATGATTAACTTTTGGATTTAAGTCTTTCTCTAGAGATAATGGTTATCTCAGATTGATCCCATGTGCAATTCTAAGGTTAAAATATTAGCTACTTTAAATTGGGGTAAATTCAATGTTCCCGTCCTGATTCAACATTTCAAGTTACCTATTAATTACTACTTGGCTCTTTTCTTCTTGTGAAGAGTAGTCTGGAGTTGGCAGTGTTAAAAACTACCCAGAATTCATGTCTGAAAGATaatcttcaagaaaaacaaagaccacCACCACCAAGCTCCAAAGTATATACCCACATAGCCAAAAaacttgccttaaaaaaaaaatttttaatgtttatttttgagcgagaaagCACTAGGTGGAGAAGGAGCGGAAagagatgggggacagaggacccaaagtgggtTCCACacttgacagcagtgagcctgatgtggggctcgaatttaccagctgtgaggtcatgatcggAGTCCAAGTCTCAGACTCAgccgactaagccaaccaggtgccccaaaaacctGCCTTTATTTACGGTTAGCTCCATACATCTTTCACAGGCAAGCGTACCTTCTCATTTGACAAAGCAGATTCAATTACTATGTTACATTACACTCATTTGTTACTATCTACTGCATAGAGCAAAGcaaactgagtgtgtgtgtgtgtgtgtgtgtgtgtgtgtgtgagtgagtgataattattttttttaacgttttacttcatttttgagagagaggagaaagaatgcgagcggggcaggggcagacacagagagggactGAAGATCCAAAGTGCACTCTGTGCTAAGAGTGgacagcccaatgaggggcttgaactcacgaactgtgagatcatgacctgagccgaaatcatacatttaaccgactgagccacccaggcacccccaaagtgaATTCTTTCAtacaaataacttatttttcagGTTGGCTATTCACTTTATAATGAAATCTAATGGgtacaatttattatttcttacctgCAATCTGCTCTTCAGTCAGTTGGTCAGCCTACAAAGAGATCACAGAGATAGGTAAGTGACTTCAGAGTATACAGATTAGCAGTTAAATTAAGAAACTTTAAGAAACAAGTTTGAAAACTTTCAAGTTTCACCTTGTACCATAAACTGCATTTAGTCTAACATTCCTTAGTAtgagcaacagagagaaaatgcacGTGAAAAATGAAAGTGTCTTGACCAAGTTTAATATTTAAACCAAGCTATTATTTCAGAATACATATTGAAGTCCAAATTTCACaaaaactgaggggaaaaaaaaagcaatttggcaTACTAGAATACTAGAGAGTTTAAATGGAGTTGTTATTCTTCTAAAGCAAGGATAGAATCCAACAaaaacattatttcctttctcaaaattaGGATACCTAAACTTAAGCTCACCTCCTCTGTTAGATGAAAACCACTATTAGAAGAAATGTCCACTGAACCAAAAATAATGTCCAAG
This region includes:
- the CALM2 gene encoding calmodulin-2 isoform X1, which gives rise to MADQLTEEQIAEFKEAFSLFDKDGDGTITTKELGTVMRSLGQNPTEAELQDMINEVDADGNGTIDFPEFLTMMARKMKDTDSEEEIREAFRVFDKDGNGYISAAELRHVMTNLGEKLTDEEVDEMIREADIDGDGQVNYEEFVQMMTAK
- the CALM2 gene encoding calmodulin-2 isoform X2, with the translated sequence MRSLGQNPTEAELQDMINEVDADGNGTIDFPEFLTMMARKMKDTDSEEEIREAFRVFDKDGNGYISAAELRHVMTNLGEKLTDEEVDEMIREADIDGDGQVNYEEFVQMMTAK